TGACCAGCGGCGTGGAGTGGGTGAGCAGCAGGGTATAGCCGTCCGGCGCGGCGCGGGTCACGGCCTGGACCGCGATCACGCCGTTGCCGCCGCCCTTGTTGTCGATCACAACGGGCTGGCCCAGGCGTTTGCCAAGGTCTTCGGCCAGCGCGCGGGCCACGGCGTCGGTGGCGCCGCCCGGTGGCGCGGGCACGACCATGGTGATCGGGCGCGACGGGTAGCCTTGCGCGCTGCATGCGGCGCTCCAGGCGCCAAGGGTCATCGTAGCGATCGTGGCGATCGCAATCAGGAATGGTTTGCGCATCTTGTTCACCTTGTAAGGAGGGAGGGATCGGCGTGGCGCCTCAGCTCCCGGTCATTTCCTGCTCCTGCAGTTCGCGCCATGCGATCTTGCCGGTGGCGGAGCGCGGCAGGCGCTCGACAAACTGCACGATGCGCGGTGCCTTGTAGTTGGCCATGCTGGCCCGGCACCAGTCGATCAGCGCTGACTCGGAAGCCTGCTGCGCGCCGTCGCGCAACACGATCACCGCCTTCACGGTCTCGCCGCGGTGCGGGTCGCGCGCGGCGATGACGCAGGCTTCGAGGATGGCGGGGTGGGTGTGCAGGATCGCTTCGACCTCGGCCGGCCACACCTTGTAGCCCGAGGCGTTGACCATGCGCTTGAGGCGGTCGCGCATGCGGAAGTAGCCGTCGGCGTCGACGCTGGCCAGGTCGCCGGTGCGGAAGAAGCGCTTGCCGTCGATGGCGATAAAGCTCTCCTCATTGGCGCAAGGCTTGTTCCAGTAGCCCAGCATCACCTGCGCGCCGTGCACCACGATCTCGCCGACCTCGCCCTGCGGCACTTCTGCGAGCGTCTCCGGGTCGATTACGCGTGCGTCGACGCCGTAGGTCGGCACGCCCAGGTGGCCGCTGCGCGGCGCCGCCATCGGGTTGGCGATGATGAACGACGCCGTCTCGGTCAGGCCGTAACCTTCGACGAACTGCAGCCCGTAGCGCTCCTTCATCAGCCGCGCGGTGCTGTCCGGCACGGCCGCGCCGCCGCCGACCACGCACGCCAGGCTGCCCAGCTCGAACGACTCGAGGCCGGGCTGCGCGAAGAACTCCACCAGCATCGGCGGCGGCGCGGCCCAGAACGTGACGCGGTGGCGCGCGATCAGCTGGGCGGCGGTGCGCCGGTCCCAGCGCGGCAGCAGCACGATGGTGCCACCCAGGTACACGGGCGCGTTGATGCCGCTCTGCAGCCCAAGCAGGTGGAACATCGGTGCCACCGCCAGGAAAGTCGATTCGGCATGCGAACGCCGCCACAGCTGCGAGCCCGCCACCGACACCATCACCGTGCGGTGCGTATGCATGCAGGCCTTGGGCGCGCCGGTGGTGCCCGAGGTATAGGGCAGCATGCACAGGTCGTCGGGCGTGCTGCCATAGACATGCGGCGCAAGCGCGCACGCCATCGCATGCCTCCAGTGAACCGCCCCGTCGGGCAAGGCCGCGCCATCGCTGCGCGCGCGCACCCAGTCGGGAATGGCCAGCGTGTCGTCGTCATGCCCGGGCAGGGCATCGCCGTAGTGATGCACGATCAGGTGCCGCAGCGGCGTCTGCCCCAGCAGCGGCGCGATCTGGCCGCCCAGCTCGCCGGCGGCAAAGGCCGCGACCGCGCCGCTGTCGGTAACGATGTGGCGCAGCTCGTCGGCCAGCAGCATGGCATTGGCCGGCACCACCACCGCGCCGGCGCGCAGGATGGCAAAGTAGGCAACGATGAACTGCGGGCAGTTCTGGCTGAACAGCACCACGCGGTCACCGGGATAGACGCCGCAAGCGTGCTGCAGGTAGCCGGCCATGCGCTCGGCCTGCGCCAGCAGCGCGGCGTAGGTGGTGGCGCCATGGTAGAACTGGATTGCCACCTTGTCCGGGAAGCGCCTCGCTGACAGCGCCAGGTTCTCGAACACGGTGGTGTGCGGCGGATGGAACACGCGCGGCACGTCGCCGAGCGTGATGCGGGGCCCGGCCGACAGCGGGCCGGCCGGCGCGGCGACGATGTTTGCGTCGCCGGCGGGATCGATGGTCATGGAGGTCTCCTCTGTGGGATGCGGTGGCCGCGCGCACGCGGCGGCTTTCAGAATGCGGTGTCGCCGTCCAGCAGCCGGCGCGCGATATTGCGGCGCTGGATCTCCGAGGTGCCGTCCGGGATGCGCATGGTGCGCGCCCAGCGGTAGCCCGCTTCCAGGCGCAGCTCGTTGGTCAGACCCATGCCGCCGTGGACCTGCATGGCGCGGTCGAAGACCCGGCCCACCATCTCGGTGGCTGCGGCCTTGACCATCGACACTTCCTTGGTGGCGGGCTTGCCGTGGTCGACCAGCCAGGCGCAATGCCGGATCATTGACTTGGCGGCGTAGATGTCCATCGCGCTTTCTGCCAGCATGATCTGCACGGCCTGATGCTCGGCGATGGGCTGGCCGAAGGTCTTGCGCACCCTGGCGTAGGCCAGCGCCTGGTCCAGCGCCCACTGCGCCAGCCCGACGCAGCTGGCGGCCATGCTCAGGCGGCCGGCGTTGACGCCGTCCAGCGCCACGCTGAGGCCGCGGTCCACCGGGCCGAGGCGGTGGCTGTCGGGCACGCGCACGTTGTCCAGCGAGATGATGCCGATGTCGGCGCCGAGGTGGCCCATCACCGGGATCACGCTGGGCACCGAGAAGCCAGGTATATTGGTGCGCAGGAAGAAGCCGGTGATGCCGCCGCGTCGCGCACGGGCCTGCTCTTCGTCGGTGATGGCAAAGATCATGGCGTAGTCGGCATACGGCGCGTTGGTGATCCATTGCTTGGTGCCGTGGATGACCCAGTGGTCGCCGTCGCGCACGGCGCGCGTGCGCATGCCGAGCACGTCGGAGCCGGCATCGGGTTCGGACAGGCCGAAGCACATGGTGCTCGCGCCGCTGGCCAGTTCGCCGTGCACGGTCTCCAGCAGCGCGGGCTCCATGTGCCTGAGCACCGGCGACAGGCCGTTGGTGAAAGGCGAGGGCAGTACCACGGTCTGCACCAGGTGGCGCTCCGGCCCGCAATGGGCGTTCAGGCGCTCCTGGATATAGACCGCCGCCTGCGGGCCGAGGCCGCCGCCACCCAGCGACTCGGCGCTCAGTGCGGTATAGAAGCCCAGCTCAGCCGAGCGCATGCGCACCTGGCGGCGCAGTGCCAGCACTTCGGGCGCGTAGCGGCCGTCGGCGGTGTAGACGGTGCGCTCGCTGGCCAGCAACGCGCGGTGCTCGTGCTCTAGCGCCGCGACCTCGCGGTCAATGAACTTGAGCAGGGCGTCGCCGAACTCGACCCATTCGCTCGGGATCTCGAAATCCATCTTGGTGTTCTCCTGGTGTGGTATGCCGGGTATGGCCGCGCCGCCTAGCGCACGGCGCCGTGGTCGCGAAGGTGCCGGATCTCGTCCTGGCCGTAGCCGGCGGCCAGCAGGATCTCGTCGGTGTGCTCGCCCAGCAGCGGCGCGCGCCGGCGCACTGCACCGGGCGTGCGGCTGAGCTTGATCGGCACGCCGGCGATCTTCACCGGCTGCGCGCTGCCGGGCTGCTCCACGTCGACCAGCATGCCGCGCACGCGGTAGTGCTCGTCCTCGAAGATCTCCGCCGAGGTGTAGACCGGGCCGAACGGCACCTTGCCGCCCAGGCACCGGCCGATCTCTTCCTTGGTGCGGACCGAGGTGAAGGCCTCGATCGCATCGATAACCTGCTGCGCGTTGCGCACGCGCGCGGCGTTGGTGGCGAAGGCCTCGTCACGGCCCATCTCAGGGCGGCCGATGGCGATCGCCAGCGCTTCCCAGAAGGCATCGGTGGCACAGGCGATCGACACATGGCCGTCGCGCGCGCGGAACAGCCCGAACGGGCACAGCAGCGGATGGCGGTTGCCTTCGGGCGCCGGCACGGTGCCGGTATAGGACGTCTGGTAGACGATGCGCTCGCACATCGCCAGCACCGCGTCGGTCATGGCAACGTCGACGAACTGGCCCTCGCCGGTGTCGCGGGCGCGGTGCACCGCGGCCAGGATGCCGATGCACAGCATCAGCGCGGGAATGGTGTCGCCCACGCCCGGCCCGATCTTGGTCGGCGTGTCACGGTCGGCACCGGTGATGCCCATCATCCCGCCCATGGCCTGCGCGACCACGTCATAGGCCGGCCAGCGCGCGTACGGGCTGGCGCCGCTGCGCGGGTCGCCGAAGCCGCGCACGGTGCCGTAGACCAGCCGCGGGTTGGTGGCGCGCAGCGTTTCGTAGCCCAGTCCCAGGCGCTCCATCACGCCGGCGCGGAAGTTCTCGACCACGATGTCGGCGCCGTCGATCAGGCGGTGTACCAGCGCGCGGCCGGCCTCGGTCTTCAGGTCCACGGCAATCGAGCGCTTGTTGCGATTGACGCTCTGGAAATAGCCGCCGTAGCCGCGCAGGTCGTCGTCCTGGCAAAAAGGACCGGTCACGCGGGTGCCGTCGCCATCCATGGTTTCGACCTTGATCACTTCGGCGCCGTGGTCGGCCAGCATCTGGGTGCAGAACGGGCCGGCCAGCATCTGCGTGAGGTCGATCACGCGCAGCCCGGCAAGGGCGCCACCGGCGGCGGTGGCAGCGCGGGCGGCAACAGAATGCGTGGAAGCTTGCATGTCAGGCTCCGGCATCGGTCAGGCTTCGGCCTTGCCCATCAGCGCGTCGGAGATGATGCGCATCTGGATTTCCGAGGTGCCTTCGAAGATCTTGGTCAGGCGCGCGTCGCGCCAGTAGCGCTCGGCGGCGAAGTGCGTGGTGTAGCCGGCGCCGCCGTGGACCTGCAGGCCCTCGCTGGTGACGCGCTCGGACATCTCGCTGGCGAACAGCTTGACCATGGCGGCCTCGGTCGAGCAGCGCTGGCCATCGTCGATCTTTTCGCAGACGGCGTAGAGCAGGGCACGCGCCGCTTCGATCTGCGTGGCCATGTCGGCCAGCTTGAAGCGGATCGCCTGGAAGTTGCCGATCGGCACGCCGAACTGCGCGCGCTCGCGTGCGTACTGCAGCGAATCTTCCAGGCTGCCCTGGGCCAGCCCGATCGAGCGCGCGGCGGTGTGGGCGCGCGCGGTCTCCAGTCCGGCGGTGGCGAGGTAGAAGGCCTTGCCTTCCTCGCCCACCATGCTGGAGGCCGGCACGCGGCAGCCGTCGAAGGCCAGTTCCCAGGTGGTCCAGCCGTGGTAGCCGATCTTGGGGATCACGCTGCCCTTGACGCCCTCGGGCAACCGGCCGCGCGGCTTTTCCACCATGAAGGCAGACAGGCCGCGGTGGCGCGCACGCGGATCGATCTCGGGATCGGTGCGGCACACCACCAGGATGAAGTCGGCCTCGTCGGCGAAGGTGCACCAGTACTTGCTGCCGGTGATGACCCATTCGTCGCCGTCGCGCACGGCGCGGCAGGCGATATTGGCCACGTCCGAGCCGGCATTGGGTTCCGACAG
This genomic window from Cupriavidus sp. P-10 contains:
- a CDS encoding long-chain fatty acid--CoA ligase, encoding MTIDPAGDANIVAAPAGPLSAGPRITLGDVPRVFHPPHTTVFENLALSARRFPDKVAIQFYHGATTYAALLAQAERMAGYLQHACGVYPGDRVVLFSQNCPQFIVAYFAILRAGAVVVPANAMLLADELRHIVTDSGAVAAFAAGELGGQIAPLLGQTPLRHLIVHHYGDALPGHDDDTLAIPDWVRARSDGAALPDGAVHWRHAMACALAPHVYGSTPDDLCMLPYTSGTTGAPKACMHTHRTVMVSVAGSQLWRRSHAESTFLAVAPMFHLLGLQSGINAPVYLGGTIVLLPRWDRRTAAQLIARHRVTFWAAPPPMLVEFFAQPGLESFELGSLACVVGGGAAVPDSTARLMKERYGLQFVEGYGLTETASFIIANPMAAPRSGHLGVPTYGVDARVIDPETLAEVPQGEVGEIVVHGAQVMLGYWNKPCANEESFIAIDGKRFFRTGDLASVDADGYFRMRDRLKRMVNASGYKVWPAEVEAILHTHPAILEACVIAARDPHRGETVKAVIVLRDGAQQASESALIDWCRASMANYKAPRIVQFVERLPRSATGKIAWRELQEQEMTGS
- a CDS encoding acyl-CoA dehydrogenase family protein; the protein is MDFEIPSEWVEFGDALLKFIDREVAALEHEHRALLASERTVYTADGRYAPEVLALRRQVRMRSAELGFYTALSAESLGGGGLGPQAAVYIQERLNAHCGPERHLVQTVVLPSPFTNGLSPVLRHMEPALLETVHGELASGASTMCFGLSEPDAGSDVLGMRTRAVRDGDHWVIHGTKQWITNAPYADYAMIFAITDEEQARARRGGITGFFLRTNIPGFSVPSVIPVMGHLGADIGIISLDNVRVPDSHRLGPVDRGLSVALDGVNAGRLSMAASCVGLAQWALDQALAYARVRKTFGQPIAEHQAVQIMLAESAMDIYAAKSMIRHCAWLVDHGKPATKEVSMVKAAATEMVGRVFDRAMQVHGGMGLTNELRLEAGYRWARTMRIPDGTSEIQRRNIARRLLDGDTAF
- a CDS encoding CaiB/BaiF CoA transferase family protein, with the translated sequence MQASTHSVAARAATAAGGALAGLRVIDLTQMLAGPFCTQMLADHGAEVIKVETMDGDGTRVTGPFCQDDDLRGYGGYFQSVNRNKRSIAVDLKTEAGRALVHRLIDGADIVVENFRAGVMERLGLGYETLRATNPRLVYGTVRGFGDPRSGASPYARWPAYDVVAQAMGGMMGITGADRDTPTKIGPGVGDTIPALMLCIGILAAVHRARDTGEGQFVDVAMTDAVLAMCERIVYQTSYTGTVPAPEGNRHPLLCPFGLFRARDGHVSIACATDAFWEALAIAIGRPEMGRDEAFATNAARVRNAQQVIDAIEAFTSVRTKEEIGRCLGGKVPFGPVYTSAEIFEDEHYRVRGMLVDVEQPGSAQPVKIAGVPIKLSRTPGAVRRRAPLLGEHTDEILLAAGYGQDEIRHLRDHGAVR
- a CDS encoding acyl-CoA dehydrogenase family protein, which codes for MQKLTEERRMIQEAARQFTMERVLPIANKLDPEKGQIPRELIDEMAGLGYFGILIPEEYGGLGLGAYEYCLVAEQLSRAWMSVGSLIARGNGLIGALKGLSPEKKAEYLPRMARGEFLGAFSLSEPNAGSDVANIACRAVRDGDEWVITGSKYWCTFADEADFILVVCRTDPEIDPRARHRGLSAFMVEKPRGRLPEGVKGSVIPKIGYHGWTTWELAFDGCRVPASSMVGEEGKAFYLATAGLETARAHTAARSIGLAQGSLEDSLQYARERAQFGVPIGNFQAIRFKLADMATQIEAARALLYAVCEKIDDGQRCSTEAAMVKLFASEMSERVTSEGLQVHGGAGYTTHFAAERYWRDARLTKIFEGTSEIQMRIISDALMGKAEA